A stretch of Spirosoma oryzicola DNA encodes these proteins:
- a CDS encoding GntR family transcriptional regulator, producing MQDSVAVTDQPKYQQLIETVLTGIEQGTLSLGQQLPSINELATTQGVAKVTVAKAYEDLRQRGIVRSQHGKGFYVASTNVRTSLNVLVIFDTLNAYKETLYDSLKAALPEDATLSVFFHHYDSAVFDTLIRNNLGRFNAYVLMPHFDSDVSEIVALVPPEKLLLLDQTIPTLSGDFSAVYQDFEEDIFNALSAAFDRLQHYQRLTLVLSKDRFQYVPASLQAGFNRFGQIHDFPVRIVDTYSADLVKEGEAFLLFADRDLVSFLKDIDQLKLELGKQVGLLSYDDTPMKEILAGGISVISTDFALMGKTAGQLLADRQRDKVANPGGLTLRNSL from the coding sequence ATGCAAGACAGCGTTGCCGTTACTGACCAGCCGAAATACCAGCAACTGATTGAAACCGTGCTGACGGGTATTGAGCAGGGAACGCTATCGCTTGGCCAGCAGTTGCCGTCCATCAACGAACTGGCTACGACGCAGGGAGTAGCGAAAGTAACGGTTGCCAAAGCGTACGAGGATCTCCGGCAACGGGGTATTGTGCGCTCACAGCATGGCAAAGGTTTTTACGTTGCCAGTACCAACGTGCGTACGTCGCTGAATGTGCTGGTCATCTTTGATACGCTCAACGCTTACAAAGAAACGCTGTACGACTCTCTGAAAGCGGCCTTGCCGGAAGACGCTACCTTGAGTGTGTTTTTCCACCACTACGATTCGGCGGTTTTTGACACACTTATCCGTAACAACCTGGGTCGCTTCAACGCCTATGTGCTTATGCCGCATTTTGACAGCGACGTTTCCGAAATCGTGGCACTGGTTCCACCCGAAAAATTACTGTTACTCGATCAGACAATCCCTACCTTGTCCGGCGATTTTTCGGCGGTTTATCAGGATTTCGAAGAAGATATTTTCAATGCGCTCTCGGCGGCTTTTGATCGCCTTCAGCACTACCAGCGATTAACGCTTGTTTTGTCAAAAGATCGCTTTCAGTATGTCCCGGCAAGTCTGCAAGCCGGCTTTAACCGGTTCGGTCAGATTCACGACTTTCCTGTCCGCATCGTCGATACGTATTCGGCGGATCTGGTAAAGGAAGGTGAAGCGTTTCTGCTCTTTGCCGACCGCGACCTGGTGAGTTTTCTGAAAGACATTGACCAGCTGAAATTAGAATTAGGCAAACAGGTCGGGCTGCTTTCGTACGATGACACCCCCATGAAAGAAATTCTGGCGGGCGGTATCAGCGTCATTTCGACCGACTTCGCCCTGATGGGCAAAACGGCAGGCCAGCTACTAGCTGACCGTCAACGCGATAAGGTTGCGAATCCGGGTGGTTTAACGCTACGAAACTCGCTTTAA
- a CDS encoding Gfo/Idh/MocA family protein produces the protein MKPLKFAVIGTGFWANYQIPAWFEVGGVELIALYNRTRAKAERVAQQFGVPNVYDTIDELLDNHAHELDFVDIITDVDTHVLFTTKAAERGLDVICQKPMGPSLNDAQQMLTVCQQAGVRLYIHENFRWQTPIRALKSVLDSGVIGKPFKARVSFCSAFPVFDNQPFLADLDQFILTDIGSHILDICRFLFGEAESLYCQTTRVNPQINGEDVANVLLRMESGLTCYAEMSYASLLEREAFPQTLVSVEGAAGSVVLTNDYVLKTTTANGTVTTHATPPNYSWADPDYAVVHSSIVACNQNLLADLQEPDRQGAGLAETTGADNFETVRLVYAAYDSAKRNEVIPLKR, from the coding sequence ATGAAACCACTAAAATTTGCCGTAATCGGCACCGGCTTCTGGGCCAATTACCAAATTCCAGCCTGGTTTGAGGTCGGCGGGGTTGAACTCATCGCGCTCTATAACCGCACGCGCGCCAAAGCCGAACGAGTCGCTCAACAGTTTGGCGTGCCGAACGTGTACGATACCATTGACGAACTGCTCGACAACCACGCCCACGAACTCGACTTTGTGGACATCATCACCGACGTAGATACGCACGTGTTGTTTACCACGAAAGCGGCTGAACGAGGGCTCGACGTGATTTGTCAGAAACCGATGGGGCCGAGCCTGAACGATGCGCAACAGATGCTGACCGTGTGCCAGCAAGCGGGTGTCCGGCTGTACATCCACGAAAATTTTCGCTGGCAAACGCCCATTCGTGCCCTGAAGTCGGTACTCGATTCGGGGGTGATCGGTAAACCGTTTAAGGCGCGGGTTAGCTTTTGTTCGGCTTTTCCGGTGTTCGACAATCAGCCGTTTCTGGCTGATCTCGACCAGTTTATTCTGACTGATATTGGCTCTCATATCCTGGATATTTGTCGGTTTTTGTTTGGAGAAGCCGAATCGCTTTATTGCCAGACAACGCGGGTGAATCCACAGATAAACGGGGAGGATGTAGCCAATGTGCTGCTCCGGATGGAAAGCGGCTTGACCTGCTACGCTGAGATGTCGTATGCGTCGTTGCTGGAACGGGAAGCGTTTCCCCAAACGCTCGTGAGTGTCGAAGGGGCGGCTGGGTCGGTCGTGCTGACGAATGATTATGTGCTGAAAACGACAACGGCAAACGGGACGGTTACTACCCATGCTACTCCGCCCAACTACAGTTGGGCCGACCCGGACTACGCAGTCGTCCATTCCTCGATTGTAGCCTGCAACCAGAACCTACTGGCTGATTTGCAGGAGCCAGATCGACAGGGCGCTGGACTCGCTGAAACCACCGGAGCCGACAATTTTGAAACCGTCCGGCTGGTCTATGCAGCTTACGATTCAGCAAAACGAAACGAAGTCATTCCGTTGAAACGATAG
- a CDS encoding sugar ABC transporter ATP-binding protein, translating into MVQLRHISKHFPGVKALNDVSLYIRAGEIHALCGENGAGKSTLMNILTGNLRPDAGQILLRDQPVQITGPAEATRLGLAIVYQQLSLIDSLTVAENIFANRQPYNRFGLIQYNALYEQTQQLLNQLVLNDIRPQARVADLSPGQKQMVEIAKALSQNPEILLLDEPTASLTERETATLFALIRQLRAQGKAIVYISHRLTEIFALADCVSVLKDGTYQGTERIKDVTPDWLINRMVGREITAEQNTSSATNDVLLQVENLGGLRFQGVSFQLHRGEILGLAGLVGAGRTEIARAIFGIDKQRSGIVRLNGEVVQIDHPDDAVRLGIGYLPEERKRLGLFMEQSVAQNIVAVRPPVAGPWFRAGRVKALAESFRLQLGIRTPSVNVRVENLSGGNQQKTMLARWLLANPDLLLVDEPTHGIDVGGKAEIYTLLRQLAAKGKGILLISSELPELLALSDRILVVRDGQLSGELSRSEATEEKIMALATD; encoded by the coding sequence ATGGTACAACTCCGCCACATAAGCAAACACTTTCCCGGCGTGAAAGCGCTGAACGACGTATCGCTTTACATCAGGGCGGGCGAAATTCACGCACTCTGTGGAGAGAACGGAGCCGGTAAAAGTACGCTGATGAACATCCTGACCGGCAATCTGCGTCCCGATGCGGGTCAGATTTTGCTTCGTGATCAGCCCGTACAAATCACCGGACCGGCGGAAGCTACCAGGTTGGGTCTCGCGATTGTCTACCAGCAACTGAGCTTAATCGATAGTCTGACGGTCGCGGAAAATATTTTTGCCAATCGACAGCCCTACAATCGGTTTGGCTTGATTCAATACAACGCTTTGTACGAACAGACTCAGCAATTACTCAATCAGCTGGTTCTGAACGACATTCGGCCCCAGGCGCGCGTTGCTGACCTGTCGCCGGGGCAAAAGCAGATGGTTGAAATTGCCAAAGCGCTTTCGCAAAATCCGGAAATTTTACTGCTTGACGAACCGACGGCATCCCTCACGGAGCGAGAAACAGCTACGTTGTTTGCACTCATCCGGCAGTTGCGGGCGCAGGGTAAAGCCATCGTTTACATTTCGCACCGGCTAACGGAAATTTTCGCTTTGGCCGATTGTGTATCGGTCTTGAAAGATGGTACCTATCAGGGAACGGAGCGAATAAAAGACGTAACGCCAGACTGGCTGATTAATCGCATGGTAGGTCGGGAAATCACCGCTGAACAAAATACGTCGTCGGCTACAAATGATGTATTGCTGCAAGTAGAAAACCTGGGCGGGTTGCGTTTTCAGGGGGTTAGCTTCCAACTTCACCGGGGCGAAATTCTAGGTCTGGCTGGTTTGGTAGGCGCTGGGCGTACCGAAATTGCCCGCGCTATTTTTGGCATTGATAAGCAACGCTCGGGGATTGTCAGACTAAATGGCGAAGTGGTGCAAATCGACCACCCGGACGATGCGGTTCGGTTAGGAATTGGCTACCTGCCCGAAGAGCGTAAACGGCTCGGTTTGTTTATGGAGCAATCCGTCGCCCAGAACATTGTCGCCGTCCGGCCACCCGTTGCCGGGCCGTGGTTCAGAGCCGGACGGGTGAAGGCACTGGCGGAATCGTTTCGGCTGCAGCTGGGTATCCGGACGCCTTCTGTAAACGTTCGTGTGGAAAACCTGAGTGGTGGCAACCAGCAGAAAACGATGCTGGCCCGCTGGTTACTCGCCAATCCCGACCTGCTGCTTGTCGATGAGCCAACGCACGGTATCGACGTAGGCGGCAAAGCAGAAATCTACACGCTCCTTCGTCAGTTGGCCGCCAAAGGGAAAGGTATTCTGCTTATTTCGAGTGAACTGCCCGAACTACTGGCTCTATCAGACCGTATTTTAGTCGTACGGGATGGGCAGTTGTCTGGTGAATTGAGCAGAAGCGAAGCAACCGAGGAAAAAATTATGGCATTAGCAACCGATTGA
- a CDS encoding DUF4038 domain-containing protein translates to MIRLTHLLTIVLICALQLTGIATFAQTGRWMKFEKAFTSAKSYSDPLYDLKTFDVQFMSPSGKKKTVSGFWDGEASWKVRFAPDETGNWTYRSICSDTLNSGLHNVTGQFSCVASKSSLAIYTKGSIVHPKGSYSLTHADGTPFFFTACTAWNGTLKSTDAEWSTYLQDRVRNQYNVIQFAATQWRGCAANSEGQVAFEGSGHIRINPAYFRHLDKKIDEINQYGLVAAPVLLWALPVAEGRELSPGYYLPDGEAALLARYMVARYGGNQVIWILGGDGKYIQEYEQRWKNIGRAVFNREHPGVVALHPGGQSWIGKEYAQEDWLDIVGYQTGHDSNPSTIRWITDGPVAREWGKLPPKVLINMEPVYERIGPNLVDKDVRNASYWSLFSTPVSGITYGAAGIWPWLRPGEEVLNHGKAEGLPTWDECIKLPGSVQIGYMNALMTRYNWWQLKPAQDLLAEQPATPNALNRYVAVVRSDDHKTVMAYVPTEGTVKLYNPFNHVYQGQWFNPVTNQSAAATLNSQSGMITAKAQGADDKILILTTK, encoded by the coding sequence ATGATTCGTTTGACCCACCTACTGACGATAGTACTTATTTGTGCATTACAGCTGACAGGCATCGCTACCTTCGCCCAGACTGGGCGATGGATGAAATTCGAAAAAGCCTTTACAAGCGCCAAAAGCTACTCGGACCCGCTGTATGACCTGAAAACGTTTGATGTTCAGTTCATGTCGCCGTCGGGAAAGAAAAAAACGGTGAGCGGCTTCTGGGATGGCGAGGCAAGCTGGAAAGTACGCTTCGCACCCGACGAAACGGGAAACTGGACTTATCGTTCCATCTGCTCTGATACGCTAAATAGCGGGTTGCATAACGTAACTGGTCAATTCAGTTGCGTAGCTTCAAAATCGTCGTTGGCTATTTACACGAAAGGAAGCATCGTTCATCCGAAAGGGTCGTATTCCCTTACCCACGCCGACGGTACGCCGTTCTTTTTTACAGCCTGTACCGCCTGGAATGGCACACTCAAATCGACCGATGCCGAGTGGAGCACGTACCTTCAGGATCGGGTCAGGAATCAGTACAACGTTATTCAGTTTGCGGCTACGCAGTGGCGCGGTTGTGCGGCCAACAGCGAAGGACAGGTGGCGTTTGAAGGCAGCGGTCACATTCGCATCAACCCGGCTTACTTCCGGCATCTGGACAAAAAGATTGACGAAATCAACCAGTACGGACTTGTCGCTGCGCCGGTATTGCTCTGGGCGTTGCCCGTTGCGGAAGGGCGTGAGCTAAGTCCGGGCTATTACTTGCCCGACGGTGAAGCCGCGTTGCTGGCCCGTTACATGGTGGCACGGTACGGAGGCAACCAGGTCATCTGGATATTGGGAGGAGATGGCAAATACATTCAGGAATACGAACAGCGCTGGAAAAATATCGGGCGGGCGGTTTTCAACCGGGAGCATCCGGGCGTAGTGGCCCTGCATCCGGGTGGACAATCCTGGATCGGAAAAGAATACGCTCAGGAAGATTGGCTCGACATTGTCGGTTACCAGACCGGGCACGATAGTAATCCGTCTACCATCCGCTGGATTACCGACGGACCTGTTGCGCGCGAGTGGGGGAAATTACCGCCTAAAGTTCTGATCAACATGGAGCCGGTTTACGAGCGCATCGGTCCTAATCTGGTGGATAAAGACGTACGAAATGCCAGTTACTGGAGTCTGTTTTCGACACCGGTTTCGGGTATTACGTACGGAGCGGCTGGTATCTGGCCCTGGCTGCGACCCGGCGAAGAAGTGCTGAATCACGGAAAGGCAGAAGGGTTGCCCACCTGGGACGAATGCATCAAACTGCCGGGTAGTGTGCAGATCGGCTACATGAACGCCTTAATGACCCGTTACAACTGGTGGCAGCTCAAACCCGCTCAGGATCTACTAGCCGAGCAGCCCGCTACGCCAAACGCGCTCAACCGATACGTAGCCGTTGTCCGGTCCGACGATCACAAAACCGTCATGGCGTATGTACCCACCGAAGGCACGGTAAAATTGTACAATCCGTTCAATCACGTTTACCAGGGACAATGGTTCAACCCGGTTACCAATCAATCGGCAGCCGCCACGCTTAATAGTCAGTCCGGTATGATTACCGCGAAGGCACAGGGAGCAGATGATAAAATCCTGATCTTGACCACCAAATGA
- a CDS encoding YdcF family protein, which yields MNKNILLVLGSPNAADGTLGPIALSRLQVCQQLYSEQPQKIGLTGGFGPHFNTSPRPHAFYLKEALVEAGIPSSAIIALIESSHSVEDATLSKWLIDEYKPDRITIVTSDFHVERARIIFDAVYAPFSKFTFVAASSDSIEPSLIMPLIQHEKVAIQDLRDHGVRF from the coding sequence ATGAACAAAAACATACTGCTGGTATTGGGATCGCCGAACGCAGCGGACGGAACGTTAGGGCCGATAGCCCTGAGCCGTTTGCAAGTATGCCAGCAGCTTTATTCCGAGCAGCCGCAAAAAATTGGGTTAACGGGTGGATTTGGCCCTCATTTCAACACCTCACCCAGACCGCACGCTTTTTACCTGAAAGAAGCGCTGGTAGAGGCAGGGATACCGTCCTCAGCCATTATCGCCCTGATCGAGTCCAGCCATTCGGTGGAAGACGCTACGCTATCCAAGTGGCTTATTGACGAGTACAAACCGGACCGAATAACCATCGTTACGTCGGACTTCCACGTTGAACGAGCAAGGATCATTTTTGATGCTGTCTACGCTCCTTTCAGCAAGTTTACGTTTGTGGCCGCTTCGAGCGATTCGATTGAGCCGTCACTCATTATGCCCTTGATTCAACACGAAAAGGTCGCCATTCAGGATCTGCGTGATCATGGTGTGCGTTTTTAA
- a CDS encoding MarR family winged helix-turn-helix transcriptional regulator, translating into METVEQLKLANQVCFPVYAASRLITKEYQPYLDKLGITYPQYLVLLILWEKDTVPVSEITQKMLLDTNTVTPLLKRMETLGFIERQRSKEDERKVIIRLTQKGKALQADAASIPERLVGSLLSEEIKLNELIHLRDQLQVLIHNLSAKHQAG; encoded by the coding sequence ATGGAAACCGTTGAACAACTCAAACTAGCCAATCAGGTATGCTTCCCGGTTTATGCAGCCTCAAGGCTAATTACCAAAGAGTATCAGCCTTATCTGGATAAGCTTGGCATTACGTACCCTCAATACCTGGTACTCCTGATTCTTTGGGAAAAAGATACCGTTCCCGTATCGGAGATTACCCAGAAGATGCTGCTCGATACCAATACGGTAACTCCGCTCCTCAAACGGATGGAAACCCTTGGGTTTATCGAACGGCAACGCTCCAAAGAAGACGAACGGAAAGTAATCATCCGACTAACGCAAAAGGGAAAAGCCTTGCAGGCCGATGCCGCATCCATTCCCGAACGTTTGGTCGGCAGTTTGTTATCCGAGGAGATAAAACTGAATGAGTTGATTCATCTAAGGGATCAGCTACAGGTGCTGATTCATAATTTATCCGCAAAGCATCAGGCGGGTTAG
- a CDS encoding organic hydroperoxide resistance protein yields MKTVYQTTVKAVGGRDGQVASEDGVLTLDVRVPQSMGGPAGSFTNPEQLFAAGYAACFDSALNLVARQQKLKINSTVSATVGLQMTDPTNFNLAVELAVQIEGPDKATAQALLEKAHATCPYSKAIHNNVQVNLQLID; encoded by the coding sequence ATGAAAACGGTATATCAAACAACAGTAAAAGCAGTTGGCGGACGGGATGGCCAGGTTGCCAGCGAAGATGGCGTATTGACGCTTGACGTTCGGGTTCCTCAATCGATGGGCGGTCCGGCGGGCAGCTTTACGAACCCGGAACAACTGTTTGCGGCTGGTTATGCGGCCTGTTTTGACAGTGCGTTGAATCTGGTAGCCCGTCAGCAGAAGCTAAAAATAAACTCAACGGTTTCGGCCACAGTTGGCCTTCAGATGACAGATCCGACCAATTTCAATCTGGCGGTTGAGTTAGCCGTTCAGATCGAAGGTCCCGATAAAGCCACGGCACAAGCCTTGCTGGAGAAAGCACACGCTACCTGCCCGTATTCCAAAGCGATTCACAACAACGTGCAAGTCAACCTACAGTTGATCGACTAA
- a CDS encoding DUF1622 domain-containing protein, with translation MEEIIKTLTLTLARWVEAGAAIVIAISSARALWNYLRAVITDYSLVVPKEEIRLSLGRSLALALELELGADILKTAVAPTWNDIGLLAAIAVLRTALNYFLERELRNEENRRGSTSPSVPSTTSAARDDAA, from the coding sequence ATGGAGGAAATTATCAAAACGTTAACCCTGACGCTTGCTCGCTGGGTCGAAGCAGGGGCTGCTATTGTCATTGCCATTTCGTCGGCGCGGGCGCTGTGGAATTACCTGCGGGCCGTAATCACCGATTACAGTCTGGTTGTGCCAAAAGAAGAAATCCGTCTTTCGCTGGGACGTTCATTAGCGCTGGCGCTGGAATTGGAACTGGGGGCTGATATTCTTAAAACCGCCGTCGCGCCAACCTGGAACGACATCGGGTTATTGGCCGCTATTGCTGTCTTACGAACGGCACTTAATTACTTTCTGGAACGGGAGCTACGCAACGAAGAAAATCGGCGTGGTTCAACCAGTCCGTCGGTTCCGTCAACTACTTCCGCTGCGCGTGATGATGCTGCATGA
- a CDS encoding DUF1622 domain-containing protein, translating into MMLHDVFQLSVIATLVDFVGSLLIGLSAGRTLFRYLLSGHSARVVSGLQYRLAADLVTALSFKSGAGIIRTLTVTDWSHFALLLAIISLRFFLGQIFSRLYKTNP; encoded by the coding sequence ATGATGCTGCATGACGTTTTTCAACTAAGCGTCATCGCCACGCTGGTTGACTTTGTGGGGTCACTGCTCATTGGGTTGAGTGCGGGCCGAACACTCTTTCGCTACCTGCTGTCGGGGCATTCAGCCAGGGTCGTTAGCGGGCTGCAATACCGGCTGGCTGCCGATCTGGTAACAGCTTTGTCGTTCAAAAGCGGAGCGGGTATCATCCGGACACTAACCGTCACCGACTGGTCGCATTTCGCACTATTGCTCGCCATTATCAGTCTCCGGTTCTTTCTGGGGCAAATATTCAGTCGACTGTACAAGACAAATCCCTAA